A genomic window from Xyrauchen texanus isolate HMW12.3.18 chromosome 15, RBS_HiC_50CHRs, whole genome shotgun sequence includes:
- the LOC127656097 gene encoding zinc finger protein 420-like, with protein sequence MSDQEYVEHQYMCSECQQLFNTLEEVLVHQQIHTGGEGDEAEFVHSHDDYDTGESQYQCLECGAILKNPDELLLHQELHMREAGQEVCEVTEVGAVGAEVPIQYQCLECLAFFDTPEQWLAHRQTHSRSSTHSNLTTETFQEFVVQADGSVTPVQSLNVQNLVLDEQSAGQILTLAQALREHEAPSKPTATPRTMLVPANPSLPGSASAMLRLQFCSAQAIADGSASVPLRRAKLLAPLLPADPIRLDNVSTLKLVPSTGQLNTVKNEEEEIVIIHPYECSECNLLFSTPEDFLQHQGEHFLGQDKESGSTGVMVGYEDSSVAREDEGRSDGSEEGSKVVKASGGKRTWVARSAGLMSPVSPSSLQCEECKRTFTTAKRLAAHLRVHEQGTHECPECDKVFKKLVSLQTHMRTHSGEARFLCVDCGHGFTTEMTLMMHRKSHTSEPLHRCPFCAKTFTNMTKFLYHRRTHRTGEPAAPASQLVLAQRSPLSIIQRAKRETAWRRERQALPMTDERRELSETGTDLTGGMAVVSQSAEPAENGLYGELSNSEQAQNRGKMPPDDPNHSTTASGEGGGEEEGKHNTPATEERPQFPCSICTKRFSSQIRLLRHRRTTHTTERRFKCNICGKPFKKQIHLRNHLRTHTGERPFQCSVCGKTFSSLANLSRHGLTHTGVRPYRCDICHKAFSQSSNLRQHRQHLHSNATPSPCPDCSATFIRPAKLVAHCFLHHPGSPAPYPCPHCSEGFLRKRQRDLHCLEEHSSLTQLNNISQIGGQQASGLTDGSEQQWAHLMAKPNLDCTICGKRLNSPANLRLHQLSHGLGPGRPRGSSLSTGKSHPCPVCGKLFVSASSVTLHQRVHTGERPYPCAICGKRFRQNTHLREHLRTHSGERPFRCEFCDKGFVQSMHLAEHRRTHTGERPHSCSECGKTFKTVSNLRNHRKTHTRTQKQQEVVQSGETTAQTNTATVAVVDASEMDLATAIPAFCQQEVQLEQPQVIQIQTSNLAQTQGTPTILCNEFGETIAIIETSGDLAEAIELYHTALEGGINMEAITVDNFQLM encoded by the exons aggTTTGTGAGGTCACAGAGGTGGGTGCTGTTGGTGCAGAGGTGCCAATCCAGTACCAGTGTCTGGAATGCCTGGCCTTCTTTGACACACCTGAACAGTGGTTGGCACACAGGCAGACACACAGTAGAAGCAGTACACATAGCAACCTGACCACTGAAACA TTTCAGGAATTTGTTGTTCAGGCAGATGGTTCAGTCACTCCGGTTCAGTCGCTCAATGTGCAAAATCTAGTTCTGGATGAACAGAGTGCCGGCCAGATCCTGACTTTAGCCCAG GCTCTTCGAGAGCATGAAGCCCCATCTAAGCCTACAGCCACTCCTAGAACTATGCTGGTCCCAGCAAATCCATCTCTGCCTGGCTCCGCCTCTGCTATGCTCCGCCTTCAGTTCTGCTCCGCCCAAGCTATTGCTGATGGATCTGCCTCAGTTCCTCTCCGCAGAGCTAAACTCCTTGCCCCTCTCTTACCTGCTGATCCTATTAGGCTAGACAATGTGTCCACTTTAAAACTTGTTCCTTCCACTGGTCAGTTGAACACAGTAAAGAATGAAGAGGAGGAAATTGTAATTATCCATCCATATGAGTGTTCTGAGTGTAATCTGCTATTTAGCACACCAGAGGATTTCCTTCAACACCAGGGGGAGCACTTCTTAGGCCAGGACAAGGAGAGTGGTAGCACTGGGGTGATGGTGGGGTATGAAGACAGTTCTGTGGCTCGGGAGGATGAAGGAAGGAGTGACGGATCAGAGGAGGGCAGTAAAGTTGTCAAAGCTAGTGGTGGAAAGCGTACATGGGTTGCCCGCTCAGCTGGTTTAATGTCTCCTGTCTCACCCAGCAGTCTTCAATGTGAGGAGTGCAAAAGAACGTTCACCACAGCCAAACGGCTTGCGGCACACCTTCGAGTGCATGAACAAGGAACGCACGAGTGCCCAGAGTGTGATAAAGTATTTAAGAAGTTGGTGTCACTTcagacacacatgcgcacacactctGGTGAAGCACGTTTTTTGTGTGTGGACTGTGGACATGGCTTCACCACAGAAATGACACTCATGATGCACAG GAAATCCCATACTTCTGAGCCACTACACAGGTGCCCATTTTGTGCCAAAACATTCACCAACATGACAAAGTTCCTGTACCATCGCCGAACTCACAGAACCGGTGAGCCAGCTGCACCAGCCTCTCAG CTTGTACTGGCCCAGCGATCTCCTCTCTCCATCATTCAAAGAGCAAAACGAGAGACTGCTTGGAGGAGAGAAAGACAGGCACTGCCTATGACCGATGAAAGAAGAGAGCTTAGTGAAACAGGCACTGATCTTACTGGAGGTATGGCTGTGGTCTCCCAGTCTGCAGAGCCTGCAGAGAATGGGCTTTATGGTGAACTCTCAAACTCAGAACAAGCCCAAAATAGAGGCAAGATGCCACCAGATGACCCAAACCATTCAACTACTGCCAGTGGGGAAGGAGGTGGAGAGGAAGAAGGTAAACACAACACTCCTGCTACTGAAGAAAGGCCACAATTCCCTTGCTCTATTTGTACAAAAAGATTCTCCTCGCAGATTCGTCTGTTGCGTCACCGGCGAACCACTCACACCACTGAAAGACGCTTTAAATGCAACATCTGCGGGAAACCATTCAAGAAGCAGATCCATCTACGGAACCACCTGCGCACACACACCGGCGAGCGTCCGTTCCAATGCAGTGTGTGTGGAAAGACCTTCTCGTCTCTTGCCAATCTTTCCCGCCATGGACTCACACATACTGGAGTCCGTCCGTACAGGTGTGACATTTGCCACAAAGCCTTCAGCCAATCTTCTAATCTCCGTCAACACCGTCAGCATCTTCACAGCAATGCCACGCCATCACCCTGTCCAGACTGCTCAGCTACGTTTATCCGTCCTGCTAAACTCGTAGCTCACTGTTTTCTTCACCACCCAGGGTCCCCAGCACCTTACCCTTGCCCACACTGTTCTGAGGGGTTCTTGCGCAAGCGCCAACGAGACTTGCATTGCCTAGAGGAGCATTCCAGCCTAACACAGCTAAACAACATCTCCCAGATTGGAGGTCAGCAGGCATCAGGTTTGACGGATGGTAGTGAGCAGCAGTGGGCTCATCTAATGGCAAAACCTAATCTGGATTGCACTATCTGTGGTAAGCGCTTAAACTCTCCTGCGAATCTTCGCCTGCACCAGTTAAGTCACGGACTTGGGCCTGGCAGGCCACGAGGATCCAGCTTGTCTACTGGGAAGTCCCACCCCTGTCCAGTGTGTGGAAAGCTGTTTGTTTCTGCCTCAAGTGTCACACTACATCAGAGAGTACACACTGGTGAGCGTCCATATCCTTGTGCGATCTGTGGCAAGCGGTTTCGGCAGAACACACACCTGCGTGAGCACCTTCGCACGCATTCAGGCGAGCGTCCGTTTCGATGTGAGTTCTGCGACAAAGGCTTTGTGCAGAGCATGCATCTGGCAGAACACCGGcgcacacacacaggtgagaggCCACATTCTTGCAGTGAATGTGGAAAGACCTTCAAGACTGTCTCTAACCTTAGGAACCATCGTAAGACCCATACTCGCACCCAAAAACAACAAGAGGTAGTGCAGAGTGGTGAAACTACAGCACAAACCAATACAGCAACTGTTGCTGTTGTGGATGCCTCTGAGATGGACCTTGCAACAGCAATACCAGCTTTTTGCCAGCAGGAAGTGCAGCTTGAACAGCCCCAAGTCATTCAGATACAGACATCTAACCTCGCACAG ACTCAGGGCACTCCAACTATTTTGTGTAATGAGTTTGGAGAGACTATTGCCATCATAGAGACAAGTGGAGACCTGGCAGAGGCCATTGAGCTGTACCACACTGCACTGGAGGGCGGAATCAACATGGAGGCCATTACAGTGGACAACTTTCAGTTGATGTGA